In Paraburkholderia caribensis, a single window of DNA contains:
- the secF gene encoding protein translocase subunit SecF, with the protein MEFFRIRKDIPFMQRALIFNAISLLTFIAAVFFLLHRGLHLSVEFTGGTVIEVQYPGAVPLEPVRDTLTKIGYADAQVQNFGTSRDVLIRLPLKQGLSSAQQSDQVMAALTGQDSNAKLQRVEFVGPQVGKELATDGLLALACVVAGIVIYLSFRFEWKYAVAGVIANLHDVVIILGFFAFFQWEFSLSVLAAVLAVLGYSVNESVVIFDRIRETFRRERKMSVIEVINHAITSTMSRTIITHGCTQMMVLSMFLFGGPTLHYFALALTVGILFGIYSSVFVAAALAMWLGVKREDLIKDKKERHDPNDPNAGAQV; encoded by the coding sequence ATGGAATTTTTCCGCATCCGCAAAGACATTCCCTTCATGCAGCGCGCGTTGATCTTCAACGCGATCTCGCTGCTGACGTTCATCGCCGCCGTGTTTTTCCTGCTGCATCGCGGGCTGCATCTGTCCGTTGAATTCACGGGCGGCACGGTCATCGAAGTGCAGTATCCGGGCGCCGTGCCGCTCGAACCCGTGCGCGACACACTGACCAAAATCGGCTACGCCGACGCTCAGGTGCAGAACTTCGGCACCTCGCGCGACGTGCTGATCCGTCTGCCGTTGAAGCAAGGCCTGAGCTCGGCGCAACAGAGCGATCAGGTGATGGCCGCGCTGACAGGCCAGGATTCGAACGCGAAGCTGCAGCGTGTCGAGTTCGTCGGCCCGCAGGTCGGCAAGGAGCTCGCCACCGACGGCCTGCTCGCGCTCGCGTGCGTGGTCGCGGGCATCGTGATCTATCTGTCGTTCCGCTTCGAGTGGAAGTACGCGGTCGCCGGTGTGATCGCAAACTTGCACGACGTCGTGATCATTCTCGGCTTCTTCGCGTTCTTCCAGTGGGAGTTCTCGCTGTCGGTGCTGGCTGCCGTGCTTGCCGTGCTGGGCTATTCGGTGAACGAATCCGTGGTTATCTTCGACCGGATTCGCGAAACCTTCCGCCGCGAACGCAAGATGAGCGTGATCGAAGTCATCAACCACGCCATCACGAGCACGATGTCGCGTACGATCATCACGCACGGCTGTACGCAGATGATGGTGCTGTCGATGTTCCTGTTCGGCGGCCCGACGCTGCACTACTTCGCACTGGCGCTGACGGTTGGCATTCTGTTCGGTATCTACTCGTCGGTGTTCGTCGCGGCGGCGCTCGCCATGTGGTTGGGCGTCAAGCGTGAAGACCTGATCAAGGACAAGAAGGAACGCCACGATCCGAATGATCCGAACGCAGGCGCGCAGGTTTGA
- a CDS encoding MFS transporter, with translation MSSTLAASTAQTRPDTWRTVVAASIGNALEWFDLVVYGFFAVVISKLFFPAGNDTVSLLLTLGTFGVSFFMRPLGAIVLGAYADRAGRKAALTLSILLMMIGTLIIAVLPTYQSIGLAAPLILVVARLMQGFSAGGEFGSATAFLAEHVPGRRGYFASWQIASQGLTTLLAALFGMVLTGGLSPEQMASWGWRVPFFFGLLIGPVAWYIRTKLDETPEFLAAETTTTPIRDTFASQKLRLFIGMGIVVLGTVSTYLVLFMPTFAIKQLGLAPSVAFAAIALVGVIQLVCSPVVGHLSDRHGRVRIMLVPAVLLFVLICPAFSYLVAHPTFGTLIAMQIVFGFLMTAYFGSLPGLLSEIFPVQTRTTGMSLAYNIAVTIFGGFGPFIIAWLIQATGSKVAPSFYLMFAAVLSVIALIAARRKLGFR, from the coding sequence ATGAGTTCAACACTAGCCGCGAGCACCGCGCAAACCCGCCCCGACACATGGCGCACGGTGGTCGCCGCGTCGATCGGCAACGCCCTGGAATGGTTCGACCTCGTCGTCTATGGCTTCTTCGCCGTCGTCATTTCAAAGCTGTTCTTTCCAGCCGGCAACGACACCGTCTCGCTACTGCTAACGCTCGGCACATTCGGTGTGTCATTCTTCATGCGGCCGCTGGGAGCGATCGTGCTCGGCGCCTACGCCGACCGGGCAGGGCGCAAGGCCGCGCTCACGCTCTCGATCCTGCTGATGATGATCGGCACGCTGATCATCGCCGTGCTGCCGACGTATCAGTCGATCGGACTCGCAGCCCCGCTGATTCTCGTCGTCGCGCGGTTGATGCAAGGCTTCTCGGCGGGCGGCGAATTCGGCAGCGCAACCGCCTTTCTTGCCGAACATGTGCCGGGGCGGCGCGGCTATTTCGCCAGCTGGCAGATCGCGAGCCAGGGCCTGACGACGCTGCTCGCCGCACTGTTCGGCATGGTCCTGACAGGCGGGTTGTCGCCGGAACAGATGGCGTCCTGGGGCTGGCGCGTACCGTTCTTCTTCGGCCTGCTGATCGGGCCCGTCGCGTGGTACATCCGCACGAAGCTCGACGAAACCCCCGAGTTCCTCGCCGCCGAAACCACCACCACGCCGATTCGCGATACCTTCGCGAGCCAGAAACTGCGGCTGTTCATCGGCATGGGTATCGTCGTGCTCGGCACGGTATCGACGTATCTCGTGCTGTTCATGCCGACTTTCGCGATCAAGCAGCTGGGTCTCGCGCCATCGGTGGCATTCGCGGCGATTGCGCTGGTGGGCGTGATCCAGCTGGTGTGCTCGCCGGTCGTCGGGCATCTGTCCGACCGTCACGGGCGCGTGCGCATCATGCTCGTGCCCGCCGTGTTGCTGTTCGTGCTGATCTGTCCGGCGTTCAGCTATCTCGTCGCGCATCCGACCTTCGGCACGCTGATCGCCATGCAGATCGTGTTCGGCTTCCTGATGACCGCTTACTTCGGCTCGCTGCCGGGACTGCTGTCGGAAATCTTCCCGGTCCAGACGCGCACGACGGGCATGTCGCTCGCCTATAACATCGCGGTGACGATTTTCGGCGGTTTCGGGCCGTTCATCATCGCGTGGCTGATCCAGGCGACGGGCTCGAAAGTCGCGCCGAGCTTCTATCTGATGTTCGCCGCCGTGTTGAGCGTGATCGCGCTGATCGCGGCGCGTCGCAAGTTGGGCTTCCGGTGA